One window from the genome of Faecalibacterium sp. HTF-F encodes:
- the ftsE gene encoding cell division ATP-binding protein FtsE — MIDLEHVSKEYKRGGPLALDDISLHVDDGEFVFLLGHSGAGKSTLLKLLLREELPSEGKVTVLGKDVARLRRHQVPYLRRQMGIIFQDFRLIPTMTVYENIAFAMHVTNVKRKEIRDRVEYMLELVHLEDKAKAYPDTLSGGEQQRVAVARALAHGPKLVIADEPTGNIDPELSLEMMELLERVSEMGITVVVVTHEHELVRQFHQRVVTLKKGRIISDVPADKEAIRERAERRERLFETELEPKNTAEKEAATV; from the coding sequence ATGATCGATTTAGAACACGTTTCCAAGGAATATAAACGGGGCGGACCGCTTGCACTGGACGACATCAGCCTCCATGTGGACGATGGCGAGTTCGTGTTCCTGCTGGGCCATTCCGGCGCAGGCAAATCCACCCTGCTCAAGCTGCTGCTGCGCGAGGAGCTGCCCAGCGAAGGCAAGGTGACTGTGCTGGGCAAGGATGTTGCCCGGCTGCGCCGCCATCAGGTGCCGTATCTGCGCCGTCAGATGGGCATTATCTTTCAGGATTTCCGCCTGATCCCCACCATGACCGTGTACGAGAACATCGCTTTTGCCATGCACGTCACCAATGTCAAGCGCAAGGAGATCCGTGACCGTGTGGAGTACATGCTGGAACTGGTGCATCTGGAGGATAAGGCCAAGGCTTATCCGGACACCCTTTCCGGCGGCGAACAGCAGCGCGTGGCTGTGGCCCGTGCACTTGCCCACGGCCCCAAGCTGGTCATTGCGGACGAGCCCACCGGCAACATCGACCCGGAGCTGAGTCTGGAAATGATGGAGCTGCTGGAGCGGGTGAGTGAAATGGGCATCACCGTTGTGGTCGTCACCCACGAACACGAGCTGGTGCGTCAGTTCCATCAGCGGGTCGTTACCCTGAAAAAGGGCCGCATCATTTCGGACGTGCCTGCCGATAAGGAAGCCATCCGGGAGCGGGCAGAGCGCCGGGAGCGCCTGTTTGAGACCGAGCTGGAACCGAAAAACACTGCAGAAAAGGAGGCGGCCACCGTATGA
- a CDS encoding cell division protein FtsX, which produces MMRPSTFFFLVRRGVCNLGKHWAMTFVCILSLSVCMTLNTFASLAEVNVDSMVNYLGSQNETVVYLDPECDDATAQAVGEKLSAMPGVTNVQFVSKQDVLNTYRDYMEDYSSLWDEFENDNPFKANYRVSIADLSQMEAMSKKMQAIQGVYSVTAPVEMTNVFVQVQRSVTKVGRGIVLVLMVVSIITVGSTIRLSVFARRREIEIMKYVGATNSLVTLPFFVEGLAMGLISGTLTAAISLGGYSYMVQASDGLGGVWEMIMGQALVPVSAVWSTIIPYSLIGGAVVGGLGSMFSIRKHLNV; this is translated from the coding sequence ATGATGAGACCTTCTACCTTCTTTTTCCTGGTCCGGCGCGGCGTGTGCAATCTGGGCAAGCACTGGGCCATGACCTTTGTGTGCATCCTGTCCCTCAGCGTCTGTATGACCCTGAACACCTTTGCAAGCCTTGCAGAGGTAAACGTGGACAGCATGGTCAACTATCTGGGCAGCCAGAACGAGACCGTGGTCTATCTGGACCCGGAGTGCGATGATGCCACCGCCCAGGCTGTGGGCGAAAAGCTGTCTGCCATGCCCGGCGTGACCAATGTGCAGTTCGTCTCCAAGCAGGACGTGCTGAACACCTACCGCGATTACATGGAAGATTACTCCTCCCTGTGGGACGAGTTTGAAAACGACAACCCCTTCAAGGCAAACTACCGCGTCTCCATCGCAGACCTGAGCCAGATGGAGGCGATGAGCAAGAAGATGCAGGCCATCCAAGGGGTATACAGCGTGACCGCTCCGGTGGAAATGACCAACGTCTTTGTGCAGGTGCAGCGCTCTGTTACCAAAGTGGGCCGCGGTATCGTGCTGGTGCTGATGGTGGTCAGCATCATTACTGTGGGCAGCACCATCCGCCTGAGCGTGTTTGCCCGCCGCCGCGAGATCGAGATCATGAAGTATGTGGGCGCCACCAACAGCCTTGTCACCCTGCCCTTCTTTGTGGAGGGGCTGGCCATGGGCCTGATCTCCGGTACACTCACTGCAGCGATCAGTCTGGGCGGCTACTCCTATATGGTGCAGGCCTCCGATGGTCTGGGCGGCGTATGGGAAATGATCATGGGTCAGGCACTTGTGCCGGTGAGCGCCGTCTGGTCCACCATCATCCCGTACAGCCTCATCGGCGGTGCTGTTGTGGGTGGTCTGGGCAGCATGTTCTCCATCCGCAAACACCTGAATGTATGA
- a CDS encoding murein hydrolase activator EnvC family protein has product MKKALHAKPFRLQLPGYTPRHARPEPARSKLLRGVSLCLAAACLVASVSFHPATAATSMASLQNKLNSLSKSIDQHKKELSDAKKKETAAKALESELKERVGVIQSQIGVLSTQIAAVQNSIGQTEQKISAKEAEITQKQTEIDGQWDDFKKHMAAMQELRDGGSVAMLSAVNDLYELLTFNEVMQDISIKDTEIMDNMKAAKSALEADKVELEAQRKELTSQKAELDTQNYQMKAKQSELNSSISAAQLSAQDAQKAQKAAQAAIESDELNYEAVKKEIQKLIAAAASSKPQLSFTGFACPLKSYTRVSSEYGWRKNPVSGVNRLHAGIDLAAPGGTPIYAAASGYVQVAGWSSGGYGNYVIIYHGSMSDGNAYSTLYGHMRSVATSAGKYVKQGELIGYVGSTGNSTGNHLHLEVWKGGKKANAVNPRGYIPFPHN; this is encoded by the coding sequence ATGAAAAAAGCACTTCATGCAAAGCCCTTCCGGCTTCAACTGCCCGGCTACACGCCGCGCCATGCCCGGCCGGAGCCTGCCCGCAGTAAGCTGCTGCGGGGCGTCAGCCTGTGTCTGGCAGCCGCGTGTCTTGTGGCAAGCGTAAGCTTCCACCCGGCTACGGCAGCCACCAGTATGGCCAGCCTGCAGAACAAGCTGAACAGCCTTTCCAAATCCATTGACCAGCACAAAAAGGAGCTTTCGGACGCAAAGAAAAAGGAAACTGCGGCAAAGGCGCTGGAAAGTGAACTGAAGGAGCGCGTGGGCGTCATTCAGTCTCAGATCGGTGTGCTGAGCACCCAGATCGCGGCAGTACAGAACAGCATCGGCCAGACCGAGCAGAAGATCAGCGCCAAGGAAGCGGAGATCACCCAGAAGCAGACCGAGATCGACGGCCAGTGGGACGATTTCAAAAAGCATATGGCGGCGATGCAGGAGCTGCGCGATGGCGGCAGTGTGGCCATGTTGAGCGCGGTGAACGACCTGTATGAGCTGCTGACCTTCAACGAGGTCATGCAGGATATCTCCATCAAAGATACCGAGATCATGGACAATATGAAGGCCGCCAAGAGCGCTTTGGAAGCGGATAAGGTGGAGCTGGAAGCCCAGCGCAAGGAGCTGACGAGCCAGAAGGCAGAGCTGGATACCCAGAACTACCAGATGAAGGCCAAACAGAGCGAGCTGAACAGCAGCATCTCTGCAGCACAGCTTTCTGCACAGGACGCCCAGAAGGCCCAGAAGGCAGCGCAGGCGGCCATTGAATCAGACGAGCTGAACTATGAGGCAGTCAAAAAAGAGATCCAGAAGTTGATCGCAGCGGCTGCATCCAGTAAGCCGCAGCTGAGCTTTACCGGCTTTGCCTGCCCGCTGAAGAGCTATACCCGCGTTTCCAGCGAGTACGGCTGGCGTAAGAATCCGGTGTCCGGCGTCAACAGGCTGCATGCCGGCATCGATCTGGCGGCCCCGGGCGGTACGCCCATCTACGCAGCCGCCAGCGGCTATGTGCAGGTGGCAGGCTGGTCCAGCGGCGGCTATGGCAACTATGTCATCATCTATCACGGCAGCATGTCGGACGGCAATGCCTACAGCACCCTGTACGGCCACATGAGGTCGGTCGCCACCAGCGCAGGCAAGTATGTCAAGCAGGGCGAGCTGATCGGCTACGTTGGCTCTACCGGCAACTCTACCGGCAACCACCTGCATCTGGAGGTCTGGAAGGGCGGCAAAAAGGCCAATGCGGTCAATCCGCGCGGTTATATCCCGTTCCCGCACAACTGA
- a CDS encoding pseudouridine synthase → MRLDKYLAETAQCTRSEAKALLSKGRVQVNGAVCKKGDTQLRETDTVAVDGKALNYQQFVYLMLNKPEGVVSASTDKRDTTVVDLVGDAYPRRQLFPAGRLDKTSTGFVLLTDDGTFAHEILAPKRHVSKTYTVVLDTPLTEEMRTGFAAGVTLADGTALSPAEVTALSADGLTVRVVLRQGVYHQIKRMFGVYGAGVNGLHRDAIGGLALDAALAPGQWRELSAEEVSKITI, encoded by the coding sequence ATGCGATTGGATAAATACTTAGCCGAAACGGCCCAGTGCACCCGCAGCGAGGCCAAGGCGCTGCTTTCCAAAGGGCGGGTGCAGGTGAACGGTGCTGTCTGCAAAAAAGGGGACACCCAGCTCAGGGAAACCGATACGGTGGCCGTGGACGGCAAAGCCCTGAATTACCAGCAGTTTGTGTACCTGATGCTCAACAAGCCCGAGGGGGTGGTGAGCGCTTCCACGGACAAGCGGGACACTACTGTGGTGGATCTGGTGGGGGACGCCTACCCGCGGCGGCAGCTGTTTCCGGCGGGGCGGCTGGACAAGACCAGCACCGGCTTTGTGCTGCTGACCGATGACGGCACCTTTGCCCACGAGATCCTTGCTCCAAAGCGCCACGTCTCCAAGACCTACACTGTGGTGCTGGACACCCCCCTGACCGAGGAAATGCGCACCGGCTTTGCCGCCGGGGTCACGCTGGCGGACGGCACAGCGCTTTCGCCTGCGGAGGTCACGGCCCTTTCTGCCGACGGCCTGACCGTGCGGGTGGTGCTGCGGCAGGGGGTCTACCACCAGATCAAGCGGATGTTCGGCGTGTACGGCGCAGGCGTGAACGGCCTGCACCGGGACGCCATCGGCGGCCTTGCGCTGGATGCAGCCCTTGCACCGGGGCAGTGGCGGGAGCTTTCTGCCGAAGAAGTGTCAAAAATTACCATCTGA
- a CDS encoding PucR family transcriptional regulator, whose product MANRVFQSVIYQMKDAINRVVGVVDETGAVISCSELNLIGEVREGFMAERLTAGDRFVRDGYTYQQFSSAKHNDYAVFVEGVDETAGQFAAMLSISLQSIKQYHDEKFDKSNFIKNVVLDNILPGDIYAKARELHFATDVSRVVFIVRVTSGGDISAYDVVSSLFPDKQKDFVFNISETDTVLVKEIRKGIDRTDMEKLAASIVDTLSGEHYIKAVVGIGTPISNVKDLATSFKEAQIAMEVSKVFDTEKQIIRYDNLGIARLIYQLPTTVCEMFLREVFKQGSIESLDQETLFTIQRFFENNLNVSETSRGLFVHRNTLVYRLEKIKKLTGLDLREFDDAIVFKVALMVKKYLSNNPAKY is encoded by the coding sequence ATGGCCAATAGAGTATTTCAAAGCGTGATCTACCAGATGAAAGATGCGATCAACCGGGTGGTCGGCGTGGTGGATGAGACCGGCGCTGTCATTTCCTGCTCGGAGCTGAACCTGATCGGCGAGGTGCGCGAGGGCTTCATGGCAGAGCGCCTGACGGCGGGGGACCGCTTCGTGCGCGATGGCTACACCTATCAGCAGTTCTCCAGCGCCAAGCACAACGATTACGCAGTGTTCGTGGAGGGCGTGGATGAGACGGCTGGTCAGTTTGCCGCTATGCTGTCCATCAGCCTGCAGAGCATCAAGCAGTACCACGATGAGAAGTTCGATAAGTCCAACTTCATCAAGAACGTGGTGCTGGATAATATCCTGCCCGGCGATATCTATGCCAAGGCCCGTGAGCTGCACTTTGCCACCGACGTTTCCCGCGTGGTGTTCATCGTGCGCGTGACTTCCGGCGGCGACATCTCCGCCTATGATGTGGTCAGCAGCCTGTTCCCGGATAAGCAGAAGGACTTTGTGTTCAACATCAGCGAGACGGATACGGTGCTGGTCAAGGAGATCCGCAAGGGCATCGACCGCACGGATATGGAAAAGCTGGCTGCCAGCATTGTGGATACCCTGTCCGGCGAGCACTACATCAAGGCTGTGGTGGGCATCGGCACCCCCATTTCCAACGTGAAGGATCTGGCTACCTCCTTCAAGGAAGCACAGATCGCCATGGAAGTGAGCAAGGTGTTCGACACCGAAAAGCAGATCATCCGCTACGATAATCTGGGCATTGCACGCCTGATCTATCAGCTGCCCACCACCGTGTGCGAGATGTTCCTGCGTGAGGTGTTCAAGCAGGGCAGCATCGAGAGCCTGGATCAGGAGACCCTGTTTACCATCCAGCGCTTCTTTGAGAACAACCTGAATGTGTCGGAAACCAGCCGCGGCCTGTTCGTGCACCGCAACACGCTGGTGTATCGTCTGGAAAAGATCAAAAAGCTGACTGGCCTGGATCTGCGTGAGTTCGACGATGCTATCGTATTCAAGGTAGCATTGATGGTCAAAAAGTACCTGTCCAACAATCCGGCCAAATACTAA